One genomic window of Eleginops maclovinus isolate JMC-PN-2008 ecotype Puerto Natales chromosome 12, JC_Emac_rtc_rv5, whole genome shotgun sequence includes the following:
- the rusc2 gene encoding AP-4 complex accessory subunit RUSC2 — protein sequence MDSPPKLSGETLIVRHIPLVHCQVSGMRQVGCGGSLKRSKPFIPPENLGLSRTTSLPERDILQREALLFSSLIQTSNVSWASHNGGRHRKVGGRGGSTASDDSSFTSSNSDDQLITAHTLPRVKPRNRNPLRHNPFLLNTEDEDEEEEEDGDNLSGYLEDSSFHLHSDMNSAHDDQTASFHLHNFASEPFLLHRSMGGSSGESLRAEASDLSTHLEDMDILGLDSQLRLGSSGSNMSMDCGEQDWGDDDGDHPMRCGRSSSSSSTQHCSCCALSQNYPQHFPESFSEPFSECQHGYGSDSSCNSSDGVLVNFSAIYNKMNNSIPEKPPVSGHTNLNSSTDHSRTSSVSDPPGNKRDSTGGAFYLDLHTSPTEPPLSQQQPFPLIHEPHLSTSSTCSCAVEHQGVIDLDANCNSYQPPHSGSSGDFVSCLQSQARLVVATQNYYKLVTCDLSSQSSPSPAGSSVHSCSDEHSKGSPTPTQPNEYFLFRQRTDEEGVEEEDEDVEYSRRDDEDDDDDDNDNEEEDKEEKNQQAVGGSEAAPTVIQGQVYVNISPPVVGRDVIGASSESRPRSRSYDRNLDKSPSPRLGSMERMLSCPVRLSEGTAPTLPPPPRVTSFAEIARSKRRNGASGGSPPLNGAADPFSSTYSTHSSVDFSPILEQRVEVDSNSLSPVPFTRCYSQGSIERHLEGARDTRAKVEGGLSSSSESRPVVVRYTKDQRPTTLPIQPFTFHHQFASNPPQPKPLLPLLTGYLSGMQVRSGSGSGSGSGGPVGEESEDAEENVHRYQGAAAAPPPGSVRPSPLGSYSPVRLQGAPSSGTCSTCTPSPQPTHSLSCPLSAGLGPLQTPPTGKHGGGSGPLPPTPPPPSLGVKRGNVPPMLPAVQGHCFHHGALQSLPALHSDTLSPLGSMDSQVEGSKGPGARAHHAHHLSPQALKWREYRRRNPLGLERGVSGGYCSSGSDALSGNLQPRKGGGPRPARRNVFDFPSAPSGHALGRLHVGQSAKLQQIYSDFLPDYFSMTERPPEEFCLSPDASSSSSSGSSTQSHISVDLTQKRVIVGINEECFNT from the exons ATGGACAGCCCCCCTAAGCTGTCAGGCGAGACCCTGATCGTACGCCACATCCCCCTGGTGCACTGCCAGGTTTCAGGTATGCGGCAGGTTGGCTGCGGGGGCTCGCTGAAGAGGAGCAAACCGTTTATCCCACCTGAGAACTTGGGCTTGAGTCGCACCACTTCCCTTCCCGAGAGAGACATCCTTCAGAGAGAGGCACTCCTCTTCAGCAGCCTGATCCAGACCTCCAACGTCTCCTGGGCATCCCACAACGGGGGAAGACATAGGAaagtgggagggagaggaggcagcACAGCAAGTGATGATTCATCATTTACCTCGAGTAATTCAGACGACCAGCTGATTACAGCTCACACATTACCACGTGTCAAACCTAGAAACAGAAATCCATTGCGTCACAATCCCTTTCTGCTGAATACCgaagatgaggatgaagaagaggaagaggacggTGACAACCTCAGTGGTTATCTTGAAGACTCGTCTTTTCACCTTCACAGTGACATGAACTCTGCCCACGATGACCAGACAGCTTCTTTCCATTTGCACAACTTTGCATCCGAGCCCTTCCTCTTGCACAGGTCCATGGGTGGAAGCAGCGGGGAGTCCCTCAGGGCAGAAGCCTCGGACCTCTCCACCCACCTGGAGGACATGGACATTCTAGGACTGGACAGCCAGCTGCGCCTCGGCAGCAGTGGTTCCAACATGTCCATGGATTGTGGAGAGCAAGACTGGGGCGATGACGATGGAGATCATCCTATGAGGTGTGGACGGAGCTCCTCCAGCTCATCCACGCAACACTGCTCCTGCTGTGCTCTCAGCCAGAACTATCCCCAGCACTTCCCTGAATCCTTCTCGGAGCCTTTCTCGGAGTGCCAGCACGGCTACGGCAGCGACTCCTCGTGCAACAGCTCTGATGGCGTGCTCGTGAACTTCAGTGCCATTTACAACAAGATGAACAACAGCATTCCTGAGAAGCCACCGGTCTCTGGGCACACCAACCTCAACAGCTCCACAGACCACTCCCGCACCTCGTCTGTGTCTGATCCTCCAGGGAACAAGCGAGACTCAACCGGAGGGGCCTTCTATCTAGACCTTCACACCTCGCCAACGGAGCCTCCCTTGTCACAGCAACAGCCCTTCCCTCTGATCCATGAGCCGCACTTGTCCAcctcctctacctgctcctgtGCTGTGGAGCACCAGGGGGTTATTGATCTCGACGCCAACTGCAACTCTTACCAGCCCCCACATTCTGGGTCGTCCGGAGACTTCGTGTCCTGTCTCCAGAGTCAGGCGCGCCTTGTTGTCGCCACCCAGAATTACTACAAGCTGGTCACCTGTGACCTTTCTTCCCAGTCGTCCCCGAGCCCCGCAGGCTCCTCGGTCCACAGCTGCTCCGATGAGCACAGCAAAGGCAGCCCCACCCCGACCCAACCCAATGAGTACTTCCTGTTCAGGCAAAGAACAGATGAAGAGGGtgtggaagaagaagatgaagatgtgGAGTATTCTAGG cgagatgatgaagatgatgatgatgatgataatgataatgaagaagaggacaaagaggagaaaaatcaGCAAGCAGTCGGTGGGTCTGAAGCTGCTCCTACCGTAATCCAAGGTCAGGTGTATGTCAACATCTCCCCTCCTGTGGTTGGCCGCGATGTCATCGGGGCCTCCTCTGAAAGCCGTCCCCGCTCTCGCAGCTACGACCGCAACCTGGACAAGTCTCCGTCTCCTCGGCTCGGGTCTATGGAGCGTATGTTGAGCTGCCCAGTCCGGCTCAGCGAGGGCACTGCCCCAaccctgcctcctcctccaagAGTCACCTCTTTCGCAGAGATCGCCAGAAGCAAGCGGAGAAACGGAGCTTCGGGGGGGTCACCCCCGCTGAACGGAGCTGCAGACCCTTTCTCCTCCACTTATTCTACCCACTCCTCCGTGGATTTCTCTCCGATCCTGGAGCAGCGTGTGGAGGTTGACAGTAACAGCCTCTCACCTGTACCCTTCACAAGGTGTTACAGTCAGGGCAGCATTGAGCGACACCTGGAGGGGGCAAGGGACACTCGGGCTAAAGTTGAAG GTGGCCTCTCCAGTTCCTCAGAAAGCCGTCCGGTGGTGGTGCGCTACACCAAGGACCAGCGGCCCACCACCCTCCCCATACAGCCCTTCACCTTCCACCACCAGTTCGCCTCCAATCCCCCGCAGCCGAAGCCTCTGCTGCCCCTGCTCACAGGCTACCTCTCTGGGATGCAGGTCCGCTCGGGCTCAGGGTCCGGCTCTGGTTCTGGAGGTCCGGTGGGGGAGGAGAGTGAAGATGCAGAAGAGAATGTTCACCGGTATCAAGGGGCTGCCGCTGCCCCTCCACCCGGATCGGTTCGACCCTCACCTCTCGGGAGCTACTCCCCCGTGCGACTGCAGGGGGCGCCCAGCTCCGGGACCTGCTCCACCTGCACCCCCAGCCCTCAGCCCACACACAGCCTCTCATGTCCGCTTTCAGCCGGACTTGGCCCCCTGCAGACCCCGCCCACAGGAAAGCATGGAGGGGGTTCAGGACCATTACCGCCTACCCCTCCACCTCCATCCCTGGGGGTGAAGAGAGGGAATGTGCCTCCAATGCTGCCGGCGGTGCAGGGACACTGTTTCCATCATGGAGCTCTACAGAGTTTACCAGCTCTACACAGTGACACACTGAGCCCACTGGGATCCATGGACTCTCAAGTGGAGGGGAGCAAAGGGCCCGGAGCCAGGGCACATCATG CACACCACCTCTCCCCCCAGGCTCTCAAATGGAGGGAGTACCGTCGTCGAAACCCCCTGGGATTGGAGAGGGGGGTCTCTGGGGGCTACTGTTCTTCAGGATCAGACGCCCTCTCTGGTAACCTACAACCCAGAAAGGGTGGGGGACCACGACCTGCCCGACGGAACGTGTTTGATTTCCCTTCAGCCCCCTCTGGCCACGCGCTGGGACGCCTTCATG TGGGCCAATCAGCCAAGCTGCAGCAGATCTATAGCGACTTCCTGCCGGACTACTTCTCCATGACCGAGAGGCCTCCGGAGGAGTTCTGCCTCTCCCCCGACGcgtcgtcttcctcctcctccggctCTTCCACACAGTCCCACATCTCTGTGGACCTGACACAGAAGAGAG TGATAGTGGGAATCAACGAGGAGTGTTTCAATACTTAA